The proteins below come from a single uncultured Carboxylicivirga sp. genomic window:
- the mutS gene encoding DNA mismatch repair protein MutS — translation MAKAKKDPVQTPLMKQYYSIKEKYPDAILLFRVGDFYETFSDDAIKTAEILGITLTRRANGSASYVELAGFPHHALDTYLPKLVRAGERVAVCDQLEDPKATKTIVKRGVTELVTPGVAINDNILEHKENNFLASVHIDKKVAGVAFLDISTGEFLTSEGSFEYVEKLLANFKPKEVLYEKGKRQLFDDAFGPKYYTYAFDDWAFAPESSHDRLLKHFETNSLKGFGVHNLSYGITAAGAIMHYLDLTQHHKIQHITSLGRIDENKYVWLDKFTIRNLELFGSLNEDGKSLTDIIDRTISPMGSRMLKRWVALPLKDVKPIDDRLSVVEYFFKEPELKDSIMDALHSIGDLERLVAKVAAGRITPRELIQLKMALFAIDPIKEGCLASKNEHLKHMGDQLNGCATIRERIHREIQSEPPALVSKGGVIQEGVSEELDELRKIAYSGKDYLANLQQRLSEETNIPSIKIAFNNVFGYYIEVRNTHKDKVPEEWIRKQTLVSAERYITEELKEYESKILGAEEKILNIETKLYNNLIVAVSEFISAIQLNATLLSKIDVLVSFNNLAAESKFVRPVVNDTLELKIKAGRHPVIEKQLPIGESYVPNDVYLNNDTQQIIIITGPNMAGKSALLRQTAIITLMAQIGCYVPAESATIGVVDKIFTRVGASDNISLGESTFMVEMNEAASILNNLTKRSLVLFDELGRGTSTYDGISIAWSIVEYIHENKKAGAKTLFATHYHELNEMEKTYKRCKNYNVSVKEVDNKVIFLRKLVPGGSNHSFGIHVARMAGMPKSVVKRANSILSDLERSNRQGDLNKPIDDISNNREGMQLSFFQLDDPVLKQIRDEIADLDVNNLTPVEALNKLNEIKKWIGVS, via the coding sequence TTGGCTAAAGCAAAAAAAGACCCTGTACAAACTCCTTTAATGAAACAGTATTACAGCATCAAAGAAAAATATCCTGATGCCATTTTACTTTTTAGGGTAGGCGACTTTTACGAAACATTCTCTGATGACGCCATTAAAACGGCCGAAATACTGGGAATAACATTAACAAGAAGAGCCAATGGTTCAGCCTCATATGTTGAATTAGCTGGTTTTCCACATCATGCATTAGATACTTATTTACCTAAGCTTGTGCGTGCAGGTGAACGTGTTGCTGTATGCGACCAGTTAGAAGATCCTAAAGCCACAAAGACAATTGTTAAAAGAGGCGTTACAGAATTGGTGACTCCTGGTGTTGCTATAAACGACAATATACTCGAACACAAAGAGAATAATTTTCTGGCCAGTGTTCATATTGATAAAAAAGTAGCCGGAGTTGCTTTTTTAGATATTTCAACCGGTGAGTTTTTAACTTCAGAGGGATCTTTTGAATATGTTGAAAAATTATTAGCCAATTTCAAACCTAAGGAAGTATTATACGAAAAAGGGAAGCGCCAGCTTTTTGATGATGCTTTCGGACCCAAATATTACACTTATGCTTTTGACGACTGGGCATTTGCTCCAGAATCATCTCATGACAGATTATTGAAGCATTTCGAAACAAATTCGTTAAAAGGATTTGGGGTTCATAACCTTAGTTATGGCATAACAGCGGCCGGTGCCATTATGCACTATCTGGATCTGACACAGCACCACAAAATACAGCACATTACATCACTTGGACGAATTGATGAGAATAAATATGTATGGCTCGATAAGTTTACCATCCGTAATCTGGAATTATTTGGCTCGCTGAATGAAGATGGAAAATCACTAACCGATATAATCGATCGTACCATAAGCCCAATGGGTTCACGAATGTTAAAAAGATGGGTTGCTCTTCCTTTGAAGGATGTAAAACCGATTGATGACAGATTGAGCGTAGTTGAATACTTTTTTAAAGAGCCCGAATTAAAAGATAGCATCATGGATGCACTTCATTCAATTGGTGATTTAGAACGTTTAGTTGCTAAAGTTGCTGCCGGACGAATTACTCCCCGAGAATTAATTCAACTAAAAATGGCTCTTTTTGCCATTGATCCAATCAAAGAAGGATGTTTAGCTAGCAAAAATGAACACCTCAAACACATGGGGGATCAATTAAACGGTTGTGCAACTATTCGAGAACGTATTCATCGTGAGATACAATCCGAACCTCCTGCATTGGTTTCGAAAGGAGGCGTTATTCAAGAAGGTGTTTCAGAGGAACTAGATGAATTAAGAAAAATAGCTTATTCGGGTAAAGATTATTTAGCCAATCTTCAGCAACGATTAAGCGAAGAAACCAATATACCAAGTATCAAAATTGCTTTTAACAATGTTTTCGGTTACTATATTGAAGTTCGGAATACACACAAAGATAAAGTACCTGAGGAATGGATAAGAAAACAAACCTTAGTCAGTGCTGAACGATACATTACTGAAGAATTAAAAGAATATGAATCAAAAATTTTAGGAGCTGAAGAGAAAATTCTGAATATAGAAACCAAACTCTATAATAATTTAATTGTAGCAGTTTCTGAATTCATTTCAGCTATACAGTTAAATGCTACTCTTTTATCAAAAATAGATGTACTGGTTTCTTTTAACAATTTAGCAGCTGAATCAAAATTTGTTCGCCCTGTTGTTAACGACACCTTAGAACTAAAAATTAAAGCTGGACGTCATCCTGTTATTGAAAAGCAATTACCCATTGGTGAATCATATGTACCCAACGACGTTTACCTAAACAACGATACTCAACAAATAATCATTATAACAGGGCCCAATATGGCTGGTAAATCAGCATTACTTCGCCAAACTGCCATTATAACCCTTATGGCTCAAATTGGCTGTTATGTTCCTGCTGAATCAGCAACAATTGGGGTGGTTGATAAGATTTTCACTCGCGTTGGAGCATCTGATAATATCAGCCTCGGAGAATCAACTTTTATGGTTGAAATGAACGAAGCTGCCAGTATCCTAAACAATCTTACAAAGCGTAGTTTGGTTTTATTTGATGAATTAGGAAGAGGTACCAGTACCTACGACGGAATTTCCATTGCCTGGTCGATTGTTGAGTACATTCACGAAAACAAAAAAGCAGGAGCTAAAACACTATTTGCAACCCATTATCATGAGTTGAATGAGATGGAAAAGACCTATAAACGCTGTAAGAATTACAATGTTTCGGTAAAAGAAGTCGATAATAAGGTGATTTTCCTTCGTAAATTGGTTCCAGGAGGTAGTAATCATAGTTTTGGTATTCATGTGGCACGAATGGCTGGTATGCCTAAAAGCGTGGTAAAAAGAGCTAATTCAATACTTAGCGACTTAGAACGATCAAATAGACAAGGTGATCTAAACAAACCCATTGACGACATTTCAAATAACAGAGAAGGAATGCAATTAAGTTTCTTCCAACTCGACGATCCGGTATTGAAACAAATCAGAGATGAAATAGCCGATTTAGATGTAAACAACCTAACTCCGGTAGAAGCTTTAAATAAATTGAACGAGATAAAAAAATGGATAGGAGTTAGTTAG
- a CDS encoding cytochrome c3 family protein — MNHRRWMFFMVTLGVVIVMSGVVTGGVIWHEQPSFCTSCHTPMSNYVDNYFANDSTMLITMHANCDTLTIKCVDCHESVMSEQIREGMHWVSGNYTFPLEKRAFGTRSFCLTVGCHVEAEIIDATQHHENSLFAYNQHDPRHGKLQCYSCHSMHGQSVLSCNQCHNFELPDGWTAPQPNGVIAGIPQ; from the coding sequence ATGAATCATCGGAGGTGGATGTTTTTTATGGTAACATTGGGAGTTGTCATAGTTATGTCTGGCGTGGTAACGGGTGGAGTTATCTGGCACGAACAGCCTAGTTTCTGTACATCGTGTCATACCCCAATGAGTAATTATGTTGATAATTACTTTGCAAACGATTCCACCATGCTAATAACTATGCATGCTAATTGTGATACACTGACCATTAAATGTGTTGATTGTCATGAGTCGGTAATGAGCGAGCAAATTAGAGAAGGTATGCACTGGGTAAGCGGAAATTATACCTTTCCACTGGAAAAGAGAGCATTTGGAACCCGGAGTTTTTGCCTTACTGTAGGATGTCACGTGGAAGCTGAAATAATTGATGCAACTCAACATCATGAGAATTCGTTATTCGCCTATAACCAGCACGATCCACGTCATGGTAAATTGCAATGCTATTCCTGTCATTCTATGCATGGGCAATCGGTTTTATCTTGTAATCAATGCCATAATTTCGAGTTACCTGATGGGTGGACAGCGCCTCAGCCTAATGGTGTGATAGCTGGTATTCCACAATGA
- a CDS encoding FAD-dependent oxidoreductase: MMDEYTKHTIKNGLSRRGFLSRAALGSMAAGFWGLNGCKPNSPDKKTFDEDLVYGKSSDEGGMLSFLPKPEKIEDANIDQTIKVDVVVVGAGASGVPAALSAFENGASVAVLQKENMAISQGNSGAGIDLVNSEKAGVEALVSTLMKENAHRCSPQLLREWAYRSGEAVTWVIDRAQKAGASVINQGNKQQVKILNVNGYKLSYHTAYFGPKPFNNGDGMKALAKYSEKAGVKYFYSTPAVQLVQNDSGEVIGVIGKHENGKYTRFMASKGVILATGDYQNNKAMCDYFIPDARHFGRKQSNKTGDGFKMGYWAGGVIEPIGHTKMMHDFDAGPATMCDMPFLAVDHQGKRFVNESVEMSLLNNYLRRSEKAGQYSQIFDANYMKQAADWPGVLVPPEELKEYMPEEPGLHDHVSTPFINTFKADSIEELAKKIGADPATLAATVKRYNELAATGQDEDFGKAADQLAPIDTPPFYGIHRTLRLSAVCSGLLVDENHQCLNAGGERIKGLYAVGNLGGGFYGGVDYPLIVYGLSLGRCYTFGYQVGKHVANLQA; this comes from the coding sequence ATGATGGATGAATACACTAAACATACGATTAAAAACGGTCTATCAAGGCGAGGTTTCTTGTCTAGGGCAGCCTTAGGTTCTATGGCAGCAGGCTTTTGGGGGTTAAACGGTTGTAAACCTAACAGTCCTGATAAGAAAACTTTTGATGAGGATTTAGTTTATGGAAAAAGTTCTGATGAAGGAGGTATGCTTTCCTTTCTTCCAAAACCCGAAAAGATTGAAGATGCCAATATCGATCAAACTATAAAAGTTGATGTGGTTGTCGTAGGTGCAGGAGCATCTGGTGTGCCGGCTGCCTTGTCTGCCTTTGAAAATGGAGCATCGGTCGCTGTTCTTCAAAAAGAAAATATGGCCATTTCTCAGGGTAATTCAGGAGCAGGTATCGATCTAGTTAATAGTGAAAAGGCAGGAGTGGAGGCTCTTGTTTCAACTCTTATGAAAGAAAATGCGCATCGTTGCAGTCCTCAATTGCTACGTGAGTGGGCATATCGTTCAGGTGAAGCAGTTACCTGGGTGATCGATCGGGCTCAAAAGGCGGGAGCGAGTGTGATTAATCAGGGAAATAAGCAACAGGTAAAAATATTGAATGTAAACGGTTATAAACTAAGTTATCATACAGCCTACTTTGGTCCCAAACCATTTAATAATGGTGATGGAATGAAAGCCTTAGCTAAATATTCTGAAAAAGCAGGAGTGAAGTATTTCTATAGCACACCGGCAGTTCAGTTGGTGCAGAATGATTCGGGTGAGGTAATAGGTGTAATTGGTAAACACGAAAATGGGAAATATACGCGGTTCATGGCCTCAAAGGGGGTGATACTCGCTACGGGAGATTATCAGAATAATAAAGCCATGTGCGATTATTTTATTCCTGATGCCAGGCATTTTGGACGTAAGCAATCCAATAAAACAGGCGATGGTTTTAAGATGGGGTATTGGGCCGGTGGTGTTATCGAACCTATTGGTCATACAAAGATGATGCATGATTTTGATGCCGGACCTGCCACAATGTGCGATATGCCATTTTTAGCTGTTGATCATCAGGGGAAAAGATTCGTAAATGAGAGTGTTGAAATGTCGTTATTAAACAACTATTTACGACGGTCAGAAAAAGCAGGTCAGTATTCACAGATTTTTGATGCCAATTACATGAAGCAGGCTGCCGATTGGCCGGGAGTGTTGGTTCCTCCCGAGGAATTAAAAGAGTATATGCCTGAAGAGCCGGGTTTGCACGATCATGTGTCCACACCTTTTATTAATACTTTTAAAGCAGATTCGATTGAAGAGCTTGCTAAAAAGATAGGTGCTGACCCTGCAACTTTAGCCGCTACCGTTAAAAGGTATAATGAGTTGGCAGCAACAGGGCAGGATGAGGATTTCGGAAAAGCTGCTGATCAGTTAGCCCCTATAGATACACCTCCGTTTTACGGCATTCATCGGACTTTACGATTATCAGCTGTTTGCTCGGGATTATTAGTGGATGAAAATCATCAGTGTTTAAATGCCGGTGGAGAAAGAATTAAAGGATTGTATGCTGTTGGAAATTTGGGTGGTGGTTTTTATGGAGGAGTTGACTATCCTCTTATCGTTTATGGTTTATCTCTAGGACGATGTTACACTTTTGGATATCAGGTGGGTAAGCATGTTGCAAATTTACAGGCTTAA
- a CDS encoding sulfatase, whose amino-acid sequence MKSILFSAAIVLLGLLSSCQHSNSKKETKKQRPNILFIMADDHAFQAISAYGGPLKDLAPTPNIDRIADNGMIFNQCLVTNSICGPSRATIFTGKYSHKNGFIDNTMGSKFDFSQNSFPKELQKLGYQTAVIGKLHLGGTPTGFNYYDILPGQGSYYNPVFINQQGEYKTEGYATEIITDKTINWLETVKDSDEPFMAMMWQKAPHRPWEPGPNELGMYENTVFPQPETLFGDYATREPASLNNMSIAESMYLDRDLKMSDQPRRGLNEEQLKAWDAVYQPIYDDFKQTNPTGKDLVNFKYQRYMRDYLACISSVDKGVGKVLDYLHKSGLDKNTIVIYTSDQGFYLGEHGWFDKRWMYKESLNTPLLISWPDVIKSGSVCNDLVSNLDFGETLIDIAGGEIPADMQGKSMLPVLKGETPADWRKGHYYHYYEHPSEHNVLRHYGITTDSYKLIHYYYDMDKWELFDLKEDPNELHNVYGEAAYSDVQAKLHKQLAALRVQYEDNDSLNQMFIDEYKEKIKKNPAIEYWKLSPEELQKLFKE is encoded by the coding sequence ATGAAAAGTATATTATTTAGTGCTGCAATTGTTCTGCTTGGATTGTTGAGTTCATGCCAGCATTCAAACTCAAAAAAGGAAACCAAGAAGCAAAGACCCAATATCCTTTTTATCATGGCTGATGATCATGCTTTTCAGGCAATAAGTGCTTATGGTGGTCCGCTAAAGGATTTGGCACCTACACCCAATATCGATCGCATTGCCGATAATGGGATGATATTTAATCAGTGTTTGGTTACAAACTCTATTTGTGGTCCGTCCAGAGCAACCATTTTTACAGGTAAGTACAGTCATAAAAACGGTTTTATTGATAATACCATGGGATCTAAGTTTGATTTTTCTCAAAATTCTTTTCCCAAAGAACTTCAAAAATTAGGTTATCAAACCGCTGTAATTGGCAAGCTTCATTTGGGAGGTACGCCAACAGGTTTTAATTATTACGATATTCTTCCGGGACAGGGAAGCTATTACAATCCTGTTTTCATAAATCAGCAAGGTGAGTATAAAACAGAAGGATATGCAACCGAAATCATTACCGATAAAACCATTAATTGGCTCGAAACAGTAAAAGATTCCGATGAACCATTTATGGCGATGATGTGGCAAAAAGCGCCTCATCGACCATGGGAGCCGGGTCCCAATGAATTAGGTATGTATGAAAATACCGTGTTCCCCCAACCGGAGACTCTTTTTGGTGATTATGCTACCAGAGAACCTGCATCGCTAAATAACATGAGTATTGCTGAATCGATGTACCTCGATCGTGACTTGAAAATGTCGGATCAACCCCGACGTGGTTTAAACGAAGAGCAACTAAAAGCCTGGGATGCGGTTTATCAACCTATTTATGATGATTTTAAACAGACAAATCCAACAGGAAAGGATTTGGTGAATTTTAAGTATCAGCGTTATATGCGCGATTACTTAGCCTGCATTTCATCGGTTGATAAAGGGGTTGGTAAAGTGCTTGATTATCTTCATAAATCAGGTTTGGATAAGAATACAATTGTTATTTATACTTCCGATCAGGGTTTTTACCTGGGCGAGCACGGATGGTTCGATAAGCGTTGGATGTATAAAGAATCGCTGAATACGCCTCTATTAATAAGCTGGCCCGATGTGATTAAAAGCGGATCGGTTTGTAATGATCTGGTTTCCAATCTGGACTTTGGCGAGACATTGATTGATATTGCCGGTGGTGAGATTCCTGCGGATATGCAAGGTAAAAGTATGTTACCTGTTTTAAAAGGCGAAACACCTGCCGACTGGCGAAAAGGTCATTACTACCATTATTACGAACATCCATCGGAGCATAATGTGTTAAGGCACTATGGTATTACAACCGATAGTTATAAGCTGATTCATTATTACTACGATATGGATAAATGGGAGTTGTTTGATCTGAAAGAAGATCCTAACGAATTACACAATGTATATGGAGAAGCTGCTTATTCTGATGTTCAGGCCAAACTGCACAAGCAGTTAGCTGCCTTAAGGGTTCAGTACGAAGATAATGACTCGTTGAATCAGATGTTTATTGATGAATATAAAGAAAAAATAAAGAAAAACCCTGCTATTGAATATTGGAAGCTGAGTCCTGAAGAGTTACAAAAGTTGTTTAAAGAATAG
- a CDS encoding alpha-L-rhamnosidase C-terminal domain-containing protein: MIKKLVFISICWILVTSMQAQFGSRGQNSEWDAEWICVPESSETGSGLYLFRRLLDLNSVPQQFEVRVSADNRYKLFVNEDLVSIGPALGDIKNWNYATIDLAPYLKEGVNVVAALVWNEGELRPVSQFSYRSGFILQGTNTETKALNTNESWKCIEDKSYTPIKQKVQGYYAAGAGDKIDMNNSIKGWTTVSFNESAWLNAKPVFEQAQRGFGFNTRGGWTLQPAVTPPMELKYQRLSSTRRAEGVKVPKGFPAEQKKFTIPANTKAKILLDQSYYINAYPTLIFSGGKNSKVTLTYAEALYDANNAKNNRNEIEGKTISGRQDIIISDGSSQQNYTSLDWRTYRYVEVMVETHESPLTIDDFYGTFIGYPFKMNANIEANNKDLDQILEIGWRTARSCAVETYMDCPYYERLQYIGDARIQLFVSYYNSGDDRLAKNALNLIDQSRQADGYTLSRYPDTQNQVIATYSMWHVCMLYDYLMYGTDTEFLKDKLLGSRQIMNYFISFVDEDGSLKHLPGWNFTDWATDWRMGMAPTGEDGSTALLDLQLLLALQAAIELEKAEGSLDYAIMYESIADKMAKTIQEKYWDEDRGLYADTPDKKHFSQHTNSMAILAGLTEGEQAKNIANLMLSDASLSQATIYFKYYLHLALAKAGLGDHYLEWLDIWHKNIELGLSTWGETSEVETTRSDCHAWGASPNIEAYRIILGIESDAPYFKKVKIEPHLGSIKKISGEMPHPEGRIKVDYQVVSKGLKAEIELPQNISGTFVWKGKEYDLKGGNNRVEVKE; this comes from the coding sequence ATGATTAAAAAGTTAGTGTTTATATCGATTTGTTGGATTCTGGTAACCTCCATGCAGGCTCAGTTTGGCTCGCGTGGGCAAAATTCTGAATGGGATGCAGAATGGATATGCGTACCAGAGTCTTCTGAAACGGGTTCAGGATTATATCTATTTCGCAGATTGTTGGATTTAAATAGCGTGCCTCAGCAATTTGAAGTTCGCGTATCGGCAGATAATCGTTACAAACTGTTTGTTAACGAAGATCTGGTATCGATAGGTCCGGCTTTGGGAGATATTAAAAACTGGAACTATGCAACGATTGATTTGGCTCCGTATCTGAAAGAAGGAGTGAATGTGGTTGCTGCCTTGGTCTGGAACGAAGGTGAACTAAGGCCTGTGTCGCAATTTTCGTATCGTAGCGGTTTTATTTTGCAAGGTACCAATACTGAAACTAAAGCATTAAACACTAACGAATCGTGGAAGTGTATTGAGGATAAGAGCTATACTCCCATAAAGCAGAAGGTACAAGGTTATTATGCTGCAGGAGCAGGTGATAAAATAGACATGAACAATTCCATAAAAGGATGGACAACTGTTAGCTTTAATGAATCGGCTTGGCTTAACGCCAAGCCGGTTTTTGAGCAGGCTCAGCGGGGATTTGGATTTAATACCCGTGGAGGCTGGACGCTTCAACCGGCTGTGACTCCACCTATGGAATTGAAGTATCAACGACTATCATCAACCAGACGAGCTGAAGGAGTTAAAGTGCCTAAAGGTTTTCCGGCTGAGCAGAAGAAGTTCACAATACCGGCCAATACCAAAGCAAAAATTCTTTTGGATCAATCGTATTATATCAACGCTTATCCTACTTTAATTTTTAGCGGAGGTAAGAATAGTAAAGTCACCCTTACCTATGCCGAGGCTTTGTACGATGCCAATAATGCCAAAAACAATCGGAATGAGATTGAAGGTAAAACCATTTCAGGAAGGCAGGATATTATTATTTCAGATGGTTCTTCACAACAGAATTATACCTCTTTGGATTGGCGAACATACAGGTATGTTGAGGTGATGGTTGAAACACATGAATCGCCTTTAACAATAGATGATTTCTACGGAACATTTATCGGCTATCCGTTTAAAATGAATGCAAATATCGAAGCCAATAATAAGGATTTGGATCAGATATTGGAGATAGGCTGGCGAACCGCCCGCTCATGTGCTGTTGAAACATATATGGATTGTCCTTATTACGAACGACTTCAGTATATTGGCGATGCCCGAATCCAGTTGTTTGTATCGTATTATAATAGTGGCGACGATCGTTTGGCCAAAAATGCACTGAACCTGATTGATCAATCAAGGCAAGCAGATGGTTATACTTTAAGCCGATATCCTGATACTCAAAATCAGGTTATTGCAACCTACTCGATGTGGCATGTGTGCATGCTTTACGACTATTTAATGTACGGTACCGACACTGAATTTTTAAAAGATAAGCTGTTGGGATCGCGCCAGATAATGAATTATTTTATCAGTTTTGTTGATGAAGATGGCTCGCTTAAACACTTGCCGGGTTGGAATTTCACCGATTGGGCTACCGATTGGCGAATGGGAATGGCACCTACTGGCGAAGATGGAAGCACTGCCTTATTGGATTTACAATTGTTATTAGCCCTTCAGGCTGCAATTGAGTTAGAAAAAGCCGAAGGAAGTCTAGATTATGCCATTATGTATGAAAGCATTGCTGATAAGATGGCAAAAACTATTCAAGAGAAGTATTGGGATGAGGATCGAGGTTTATATGCGGATACTCCGGATAAAAAGCATTTTTCGCAACATACCAATTCTATGGCTATTCTGGCAGGTTTGACAGAGGGTGAACAGGCGAAAAATATAGCGAACTTAATGTTGTCTGATGCTTCACTTTCTCAAGCAACAATTTATTTTAAATACTATTTACATCTGGCCTTGGCTAAAGCCGGTTTAGGCGATCATTACTTGGAATGGCTGGATATCTGGCATAAGAATATTGAGCTGGGATTATCAACCTGGGGTGAAACCTCGGAAGTTGAAACTACACGTTCCGATTGCCATGCATGGGGTGCCAGTCCTAATATTGAAGCATATCGCATTATTCTGGGAATCGAGAGTGATGCTCCTTATTTCAAAAAAGTAAAGATTGAACCTCATTTAGGATCCATCAAAAAAATCAGTGGTGAGATGCCACATCCTGAAGGTCGGATAAAAGTAGATTATCAGGTTGTATCAAAAGGATTAAAAGCCGAAATTGAATTACCTCAAAATATTTCAGGAACGTTTGTGTGGAAAGGGAAAGAATATGATTTAAAAGGCGGTAATAATAGGGTTGAGGTTAAAGAATAG
- a CDS encoding MBL fold metallo-hydrolase: MKKIQLIFGMFLMSQIAMMAQPKMEIKGKEVYKGDDVVFHEIDAHTWVGTGHVMSNESLYLVEGDKLAVLIDAGTNIKDLDKIVASITDKPVMLVVTHVHPDHTGSAIDYYPEIYMHPADTVGIPIFMPDYKGKVKYLKDGQIIDLGGRQLEVVFSEGHTPGSTTFIDKDAHYGFSGDSFGSGNLLLTTDFSTLLATCQKMSKVMDKYKIEKLYPGHYFGMNEETKQRVDDMVIISKKALSGELKGEENPRAMLGLNLLINEYGVRINYNEKALK, encoded by the coding sequence ATGAAAAAAATACAATTGATATTCGGAATGTTTTTGATGAGTCAGATAGCAATGATGGCTCAGCCAAAGATGGAAATAAAAGGTAAAGAAGTTTACAAAGGAGATGATGTTGTTTTTCATGAAATTGATGCCCATACCTGGGTAGGAACAGGGCATGTAATGTCCAACGAGAGTTTGTACTTGGTGGAAGGTGATAAGTTGGCGGTGTTGATTGATGCGGGCACCAATATCAAGGATTTGGATAAGATTGTTGCTTCCATTACTGATAAACCTGTGATGTTAGTGGTTACTCATGTTCATCCCGATCATACAGGTTCGGCCATTGATTATTATCCTGAGATTTATATGCATCCGGCGGATACGGTTGGAATACCCATTTTTATGCCTGATTATAAGGGAAAGGTGAAATATTTGAAAGACGGTCAGATAATTGATTTGGGTGGAAGGCAGTTAGAAGTTGTGTTTAGCGAAGGCCATACACCTGGTTCAACCACCTTTATTGATAAAGATGCGCATTATGGTTTTAGTGGTGACTCGTTTGGTTCGGGAAACTTATTGCTGACAACCGATTTCTCTACTTTGCTGGCAACATGCCAAAAGATGAGTAAGGTGATGGATAAATATAAAATTGAAAAACTATATCCCGGCCATTATTTTGGAATGAATGAAGAAACCAAACAGCGTGTTGATGATATGGTAATCATAAGTAAAAAAGCTTTGTCAGGCGAGTTAAAAGGAGAAGAAAATCCTCGAGCTATGTTAGGTTTAAATCTGCTTATTAATGAATACGGTGTTCGTATTAATTATAACGAAAAAGCTTTAAAATAA